A genome region from Mycobacterium florentinum includes the following:
- a CDS encoding aminodeoxychorismate lyase — MIVTLDGEIHPPGTPLLHADDLAAVRGDGAFETLLVRDGGACLVGPHLQRLTQSAKFLDLPEPDLPNWRRAIDIATREWVAGSSGEGALRLIYSRGRESGSEPTAYVMVTAVPERVEVVRRNGVAAITLDRGLPAIGAGEMPWLLAGAKTLSYAVNMAALRHASRHGAGDVIFVSSDGYILEGPRSTVVIVTDSHAGPDSNLCLLTPPPWYPILRGTTQQALFEVARSKGYDCDYRALRIADLHAAQGIWLVSSMTLAARVHTLDGRSLGRSPMTEDFAQLVDAAIVSDR, encoded by the coding sequence GTGATCGTCACCCTCGACGGCGAAATACATCCGCCCGGCACCCCGCTCCTGCACGCCGACGACCTCGCGGCCGTCCGCGGTGACGGTGCCTTCGAGACCCTGCTGGTCCGCGACGGCGGGGCCTGTCTGGTCGGGCCCCATTTGCAGCGCCTGACCCAGTCGGCCAAATTCCTGGATCTGCCCGAGCCGGACCTGCCGAATTGGCGGCGCGCGATCGACATCGCCACCCGGGAGTGGGTGGCCGGCTCGTCGGGCGAGGGCGCGTTGCGGTTGATCTACAGCCGGGGTCGCGAGAGCGGTTCGGAGCCCACCGCGTACGTGATGGTCACCGCCGTCCCGGAACGGGTGGAGGTCGTTCGCCGCAATGGGGTAGCGGCGATCACGCTGGACCGGGGACTACCCGCGATCGGTGCCGGCGAGATGCCGTGGTTGTTGGCCGGCGCGAAAACCCTGTCGTACGCGGTGAATATGGCCGCGTTGCGGCACGCCTCCCGACACGGGGCCGGCGACGTGATTTTCGTCAGCTCGGACGGCTACATCCTGGAAGGGCCGCGTTCGACGGTCGTGATCGTCACGGATTCCCATGCGGGCCCGGACAGTAACCTCTGCCTGCTGACGCCGCCGCCCTGGTATCCGATCTTGCGCGGCACCACGCAGCAGGCGCTGTTCGAGGTGGCGCGCAGCAAGGGCTACGACTGCGATTATCGCGCGCTGCGTATCGCGGATTTGCATGCCGCCCAAGGGATCTGGCTGGTATCCAGCATGACCCTGGCCGCGCGCGTGCATACCCTGGATGGTCGTTCGTTGGGTCGCTCACCGATGACCGAGGACTTCGCCCAACTGGTAGACGCGGCGATCGTCAGCGATCGCTGA
- a CDS encoding sensor domain-containing protein — translation MALFISYSSQDRSTVDALTTALRRGQNQVWFDQELGGGDSWWAKILEQIRDCEVFIVALSSNWLQSKPSQAELRYAQALGRPILPVRIGEVDSMRVNPLAALQIIDYREPTVDAGIQLVTAVHALRSKPVPLPDPLPEEPPVPFGYITRLGNQMAEKELSPQQQLQLLVELRSGLDEDGDDPSARGDIAQLLRMLRLRHDVTYRTRSEIDNVLAEIEAKDGSPGGAAKAPAAASAPAPAASAATAATAPAAASGGTTTGGSNKRLLIIGGAAVAVIAAIAIVVVMTTQSGKTKPAPRASNSNSAPTAPNSGPSANASKLESYLVGAPEVGAIVGDPTVVAGEKISQLRNPKWTLTDPACAGTYEPAVAAAYEGAGVGAVGGLIVHTAGQDPPNRIIETVAEFSSPDKASAFVQESADKWKSCAGKTVTETLNGNSFDWAFADVTGTVPKIAQQRTRGDNGKICHHVLHADGARVIDVTVCGPNAAPGQAGKIAEQIAAKSNQ, via the coding sequence ATGGCTTTGTTCATCAGCTACTCGAGCCAAGATCGGTCGACGGTCGACGCGCTGACCACCGCGCTGCGGCGCGGTCAGAACCAGGTGTGGTTCGACCAGGAGCTCGGCGGCGGCGACTCGTGGTGGGCCAAAATTCTCGAGCAGATCCGCGACTGCGAGGTGTTCATCGTCGCGCTGTCCAGCAACTGGCTGCAATCCAAGCCGAGTCAGGCCGAGCTGCGCTACGCCCAGGCCCTGGGCCGCCCGATCCTGCCCGTGCGCATCGGTGAAGTCGACAGCATGCGCGTGAATCCCCTTGCCGCATTGCAGATCATCGACTACCGGGAGCCGACGGTCGATGCCGGCATCCAGTTGGTCACCGCCGTGCACGCGCTGCGCAGCAAGCCCGTGCCGTTGCCCGACCCGCTGCCCGAAGAGCCTCCGGTGCCGTTCGGATACATCACCCGGCTGGGCAACCAGATGGCCGAAAAGGAGCTCAGCCCGCAGCAGCAGCTCCAGCTGTTGGTCGAGCTGCGGTCCGGGCTCGACGAGGACGGCGATGACCCCAGCGCCCGCGGCGACATCGCGCAACTGCTGCGCATGTTGCGCCTGCGGCACGACGTCACATACCGCACCCGCAGCGAAATCGACAATGTGCTGGCCGAAATCGAGGCCAAGGACGGTTCGCCGGGCGGCGCCGCGAAGGCCCCGGCCGCCGCGTCGGCCCCCGCGCCGGCAGCGAGCGCCGCGACCGCGGCCACCGCCCCGGCCGCGGCGAGCGGCGGTACGACAACCGGCGGATCGAACAAGCGGCTGCTCATCATCGGCGGTGCCGCAGTCGCGGTCATCGCCGCGATCGCGATCGTGGTGGTGATGACCACGCAGAGCGGCAAGACCAAGCCGGCTCCCCGGGCGTCGAACTCGAATTCGGCTCCGACGGCGCCGAATTCGGGTCCGTCGGCGAACGCGAGCAAGCTGGAATCCTATTTGGTCGGTGCACCCGAAGTCGGCGCCATCGTGGGTGACCCGACCGTGGTGGCCGGCGAAAAGATCAGCCAGCTGCGAAACCCCAAGTGGACCCTGACCGACCCGGCGTGCGCGGGAACCTACGAACCCGCCGTGGCGGCGGCGTATGAGGGCGCCGGCGTCGGTGCGGTGGGCGGACTCATCGTGCACACCGCCGGGCAGGACCCGCCGAACCGGATCATCGAGACGGTCGCGGAATTCTCGTCGCCCGACAAGGCCAGCGCTTTCGTTCAGGAGTCCGCGGACAAGTGGAAGTCGTGTGCCGGTAAGACGGTGACCGAGACGCTCAACGGCAACAGCTTTGACTGGGCCTTCGCGGACGTGACCGGCACCGTCCCGAAGATCGCCCAGCAGCGCACCCGGGGAGACAACGGCAAAATCTGCCACCACGTGCTGCACGCCGACGGCGCCAGGGTCATCGACGTGACGGTGTGCGGCCCGAATGCCGCACCCGGCCAGGCGGGCAAGATCGCCGAGCAGATCGCCGCGAAATCCAATCAATAG
- a CDS encoding RyR domain-containing protein — MRWAVTAVGVLLIGYLAVLDLRPSIDDSYPPWLSWFGRPGSMPTLLVVVSVLIWASVLNFRSGSSHRVVGISFTLIAALVPMTAILGLTSYWGCHDANHPAFFTPLMATASLVKGGTGDFSVGGKTCPNPTPVGLELARIAALSAIFTGLGGAVVGVFRSQVDRMRANWAESVTAVVGIDGDTQSMLSAVSRTLDRRSTLVVLTGASDDRVQRARRQGARVVLVDFNTPSTWVSLRLWRRLSRLYLMAPDPALNLMWLDLISRRLAEIAHKRRLPLIVRMDDPWLAQAWRAQQFGGSDTRWAADVVGKYEVTAGRLLNSIMATGRTKHVFVCGTSQLTLALCADLTQRALERDFYTPPGAVELPALTLVERDAEEYLRDHEFHRQQAGFASEGPTIDAVAEAPTIPTMLKLIGDVDPATAAVIFVDAHAGTTAARLAARFPDMPIYASDLNTSLTDDSIQVVGRLQSYSLVLDTQEGQVQDAWERAARLIHERYVATIDPTWTRGPASVPWTELDEFYRGSNRRQVRNALWMVEQIAGHTWNTWGSPPQQLSGSEMGELAPLEQLALMGFDHDSALQMAQAEHEDWCRYYRRNGWKYGSVRDDSRKIHNKLVDWSVVESDPDLLNAAVRSLAGTLWSLRQLGFRSRPLWQSFTRVGTVTAEQRSTPWTWVSDSGHTMRADAGDWAISEDGKVWSVRDDIFRDTYEPAGDGRWQRKGRVQARPAYPGETINTLEGPTNAAEGDWVVRGSGGEQWPVPGDEFARRYVEYRPPEEAHAQDGGHG, encoded by the coding sequence TTGCGTTGGGCCGTAACCGCGGTCGGTGTGCTGTTGATCGGCTACCTGGCCGTGCTGGATCTGCGTCCCTCCATCGACGACTCGTACCCACCCTGGCTGAGTTGGTTCGGCCGGCCGGGATCGATGCCGACGCTGTTGGTCGTTGTCTCCGTGCTCATCTGGGCGTCCGTGCTGAACTTCCGCTCGGGCAGCAGCCACCGGGTGGTGGGTATTTCGTTCACCCTGATCGCAGCCCTGGTCCCGATGACGGCGATTCTCGGGCTGACCTCCTATTGGGGATGTCACGACGCCAACCATCCGGCGTTCTTCACTCCTCTGATGGCGACGGCCAGCCTGGTCAAGGGCGGCACCGGCGACTTCTCCGTCGGCGGAAAGACCTGCCCGAACCCGACACCGGTGGGCCTGGAACTGGCCCGGATCGCCGCGCTGTCGGCGATCTTCACCGGATTGGGCGGTGCCGTGGTCGGGGTCTTCCGGTCCCAGGTGGACCGGATGCGGGCCAACTGGGCCGAATCCGTCACGGCCGTCGTCGGTATCGACGGCGACACCCAGTCGATGCTGAGCGCCGTGTCGCGCACCTTGGACCGGCGCAGCACCCTGGTCGTCCTCACCGGCGCCAGCGACGATCGCGTGCAGCGGGCCCGCCGGCAGGGCGCCCGGGTGGTGCTGGTGGACTTCAACACCCCATCGACCTGGGTGTCACTTCGGCTGTGGCGCCGCCTTTCTCGGCTCTACCTGATGGCACCCGACCCGGCGCTCAACCTGATGTGGCTGGACCTGATCAGTCGCCGGCTCGCCGAAATCGCGCACAAACGGCGGCTACCGCTCATCGTGCGGATGGACGATCCCTGGCTGGCCCAGGCGTGGCGCGCCCAGCAGTTCGGCGGATCCGACACCCGATGGGCGGCCGACGTAGTCGGCAAATACGAGGTGACCGCGGGCCGGCTGCTCAACAGCATCATGGCGACCGGGCGGACCAAACATGTGTTCGTCTGTGGCACTTCACAATTGACGCTGGCACTGTGTGCGGACCTGACCCAACGCGCGCTGGAACGCGACTTCTACACTCCGCCCGGCGCGGTCGAGCTGCCCGCGCTGACCCTGGTCGAACGAGACGCCGAGGAGTACTTGCGCGACCACGAGTTCCACCGTCAGCAAGCCGGATTCGCCTCCGAGGGGCCGACGATCGACGCGGTCGCCGAGGCCCCGACGATACCGACCATGCTGAAGCTGATCGGCGACGTCGACCCCGCCACCGCCGCGGTCATCTTCGTCGATGCACATGCCGGAACAACGGCGGCGAGGCTGGCCGCCCGCTTCCCCGACATGCCGATCTACGCCTCGGACCTCAACACCAGCCTCACCGACGACTCCATCCAGGTCGTCGGCCGACTGCAGTCCTACTCGCTGGTGCTCGACACCCAGGAGGGTCAGGTTCAGGACGCGTGGGAGCGCGCGGCGCGGCTGATCCACGAGCGCTACGTCGCCACGATCGACCCAACTTGGACGCGGGGGCCCGCATCGGTGCCGTGGACCGAGCTCGACGAGTTCTACCGGGGCTCCAACCGGCGCCAGGTCCGCAACGCGTTGTGGATGGTCGAGCAGATCGCGGGCCACACCTGGAACACCTGGGGCAGCCCGCCACAGCAGCTGTCGGGCAGCGAGATGGGAGAGTTGGCGCCGCTGGAACAGCTTGCGCTGATGGGCTTCGACCACGACTCCGCGCTGCAGATGGCCCAGGCAGAGCACGAGGACTGGTGCCGCTACTACCGGCGCAACGGCTGGAAATACGGCTCTGTGCGCGACGACTCGCGCAAGATCCACAACAAGCTCGTCGACTGGTCGGTGGTCGAAAGCGACCCGGATCTGCTCAACGCGGCGGTGCGCAGTCTGGCGGGCACGCTGTGGAGCCTGCGCCAGCTGGGCTTCCGGTCGCGTCCGCTGTGGCAGTCCTTCACCCGGGTGGGGACGGTGACCGCCGAACAACGCAGCACGCCATGGACATGGGTGTCGGACTCGGGACACACGATGCGCGCCGATGCCGGCGACTGGGCGATCTCCGAGGACGGAAAGGTCTGGTCGGTGCGCGACGACATCTTCCGGGACACCTACGAGCCCGCGGGCGATGGGCGCTGGCAACGCAAGGGGCGGGTACAAGCTCGCCCGGCCTATCCGGGCGAGACCATCAATACCCTGGAGGGGCCGACGAACGCCGCCGAGGGCGACTGGGTGGTGCGGGGATCCGGCGGTGAGCAGTGGCCGGTTCCCGGCGACGAGTTCGCGCGCCGCTACGTCGAATACCGGCCGCCCGAAGAGGCCCATGCCCAGGACGGCGGACACGGGTAA
- a CDS encoding nitrobindin family protein, with amino-acid sequence MTYEEPEGPAGSAASGDRAVAAAAERAKVTAARNIPAFDDLPVPADTANLREGANLNDALLALLPLVGVWRGEGEGRGPDGDYRFGQQIVVSHDGGDYLNWEARSWRLDTDGNYQEPGLRETGFWRFVLDPDDPSESQAIELLLAHSSGYVELFYGRPRNQSSWELVTDALARSRSGVLVGGAKRLYGIVEGGDLAYVEERVDADGGLVPHLSARLSRFVG; translated from the coding sequence GTGACTTACGAGGAACCTGAGGGGCCGGCCGGCTCTGCGGCTTCTGGCGACCGCGCAGTTGCTGCCGCCGCCGAGCGCGCCAAGGTGACCGCGGCCCGCAACATCCCCGCCTTCGACGACCTGCCGGTCCCGGCCGACACCGCGAACCTGCGCGAAGGCGCCAACCTCAACGACGCGCTGCTGGCCTTGCTGCCGCTGGTCGGCGTGTGGCGCGGCGAGGGCGAGGGTCGCGGGCCCGACGGCGACTACCGATTCGGCCAGCAGATCGTCGTCTCCCACGACGGCGGCGATTATCTGAACTGGGAAGCCAGATCCTGGCGGCTCGACACCGACGGCAACTACCAGGAGCCCGGGCTGCGCGAGACCGGCTTCTGGCGTTTTGTCCTCGATCCCGACGACCCGAGCGAATCCCAGGCCATTGAGCTGTTGCTCGCGCACTCGTCCGGCTACGTCGAACTCTTCTACGGGCGCCCGCGCAACCAGTCGTCGTGGGAGCTGGTGACCGATGCCCTGGCGCGTAGCCGGTCGGGCGTTCTGGTGGGCGGTGCCAAGCGCCTCTACGGCATCGTCGAGGGCGGCGATCTCGCCTACGTCGAGGAGCGGGTGGACGCCGACGGCGGACTGGTCCCGCACCTGTCGGCGCGGCTGTCACGATTCGTCGGCTAG
- a CDS encoding DUF1416 domain-containing protein, whose amino-acid sequence MCSAPRQGQTLPASVDLEKETVITGRVVDRDGQAVGGAFVRLLDSSDEFTAEVVASATGDFRFFAAPGAWTLRALSKAGNGDAVVAPSGAGIHEVDVKIA is encoded by the coding sequence ATGTGCTCTGCACCTAGGCAAGGACAGACGTTGCCGGCCAGCGTCGACCTGGAGAAGGAAACCGTGATCACCGGCCGCGTCGTGGACCGCGACGGCCAGGCCGTCGGTGGCGCGTTCGTCCGCTTGCTGGACTCGTCCGACGAGTTCACGGCGGAGGTCGTCGCGTCGGCCACCGGTGACTTCCGGTTCTTCGCTGCACCGGGCGCGTGGACGCTGCGTGCCCTGTCCAAGGCCGGCAACGGTGACGCCGTCGTCGCGCCGTCGGGCGCCGGTATCCACGAAGTGGACGTCAAGATCGCCTGA
- a CDS encoding sulfurtransferase, translating to MARSDVLVSAEWAEKNLDTANVVFVEVDEDTSAYDGGHIAGAVRLDWRTDLQDQVKRDFVDAQQFSKLLSDRGISNDDTVILYGGNNNWFAAYAYWYFKLYGHDNVKLLDGGRKKWELDGRPLTADTVSRPATSYTAAPPDNTIRAFRDEVIAAINVKNLVDVRSPDEFSGKILAPAHLPQEQSQRPGHIPGAINVPWSRTANEDGTFKSDEELAKLYADAGLDGTKETIAYCRIGERSSHTWFVLQELLGHKNVKNYDGSWTEYGSLVGAPIELGS from the coding sequence ATGGCACGCTCCGACGTCCTGGTCTCCGCCGAGTGGGCTGAAAAAAATCTCGACACCGCGAACGTCGTGTTCGTCGAGGTCGACGAGGACACCAGTGCGTACGACGGAGGCCACATCGCCGGCGCGGTCAGGCTCGACTGGCGCACCGACCTGCAGGACCAGGTCAAGCGCGATTTCGTCGACGCCCAGCAGTTCTCCAAACTGCTGTCCGACCGCGGCATCTCCAACGACGACACCGTGATCCTCTACGGCGGCAACAACAACTGGTTCGCCGCCTACGCCTACTGGTACTTCAAGCTCTACGGCCACGACAACGTCAAGCTGCTCGACGGCGGCCGCAAGAAGTGGGAGCTCGACGGGCGCCCGCTGACCGCCGACACCGTCAGCAGGCCGGCCACCTCGTACACCGCGGCGCCACCGGACAACACGATCCGGGCGTTCCGGGACGAGGTGATCGCGGCCATCAACGTCAAGAACCTCGTCGACGTGCGCTCCCCCGACGAGTTCTCCGGCAAGATCCTGGCGCCTGCGCACCTGCCGCAGGAGCAGAGCCAGCGACCCGGACACATTCCGGGAGCGATCAACGTGCCCTGGAGCCGGACCGCAAATGAGGACGGCACCTTCAAGTCGGACGAGGAGTTGGCCAAGCTGTACGCCGACGCCGGTCTGGACGGCACGAAGGAAACGATTGCGTACTGCCGAATCGGGGAGCGTTCGTCGCACACCTGGTTCGTTCTGCAGGAATTACTCGGGCACAAGAACGTCAAGAACTACGACGGCAGTTGGACGGAATACGGCTCCCTGGTGGGCGCCCCGATCGAGTTGGGAAGCTGA
- a CDS encoding DUF4395 domain-containing protein, with amino-acid sequence MSSSNPTAQLDRVDVRGPRFAAWVTTAVLVATLIVSAPSPLAAAIILGLQAVVFAIGALGGPRRHPYGRLFATLVAPRLGPVKEREPVASLKFAQLVGLIFAIVGTAGFAVGAPLVGVVATAFALVAAFLNAAFGICLGCQLYPLVVRLRPTAGPA; translated from the coding sequence GTGTCAAGCAGTAATCCCACCGCCCAGCTGGACCGTGTCGACGTTCGTGGACCCCGGTTCGCCGCGTGGGTCACCACTGCGGTGCTGGTCGCGACGCTGATCGTCTCGGCGCCGAGCCCACTGGCGGCCGCGATCATCCTGGGGCTGCAGGCCGTGGTTTTCGCGATCGGTGCTCTCGGCGGCCCGCGCCGGCACCCCTACGGCCGGCTGTTCGCCACCCTGGTGGCCCCCCGGCTGGGCCCGGTCAAAGAGCGCGAGCCGGTGGCTTCCCTGAAATTCGCCCAACTGGTCGGGCTGATCTTCGCGATCGTCGGTACTGCCGGATTCGCCGTCGGCGCGCCCCTGGTGGGCGTCGTCGCGACGGCGTTCGCTCTGGTGGCGGCGTTCCTGAATGCGGCCTTCGGCATCTGCCTAGGCTGCCAGCTTTATCCGCTCGTGGTTCGCTTACGACCGACCGCCGGTCCGGCGTAA
- a CDS encoding Ms5788A family Cys-rich leader peptide, producing MSLGKLTDVSSRMEPMLTRRRAVDLCRIAGCCCRCCCSC from the coding sequence ATGTCATTGGGTAAGCTGACCGACGTGTCATCCCGCATGGAGCCCATGCTCACCAGGCGTCGCGCAGTCGATCTGTGCCGCATCGCGGGTTGTTGTTGTCGCTGTTGCTGTAGCTGCTGA
- a CDS encoding thioredoxin family protein, giving the protein MTTVVVAIVAALALAAVVGWLMTRRSGSIKQVDSEPAQGAGADTADLGLSSTGPTVVHFSAPWCGPCDRVRRVVDQVCDNMGDVAHVEVDIDANPAAARRFSVLSLPTTLIFDVDGRQRYRASGVPKAADLRSALEPLLA; this is encoded by the coding sequence ATGACAACCGTGGTCGTCGCGATCGTTGCGGCTTTAGCGCTGGCGGCAGTCGTCGGCTGGTTGATGACCCGGCGCTCCGGAAGCATCAAACAAGTTGACTCCGAGCCCGCCCAAGGCGCCGGCGCCGACACCGCGGACCTGGGTCTGTCCAGCACCGGGCCGACCGTGGTGCATTTCAGCGCACCGTGGTGCGGACCCTGCGATCGGGTGCGCCGGGTCGTCGATCAGGTGTGCGACAACATGGGCGATGTGGCACATGTTGAGGTCGACATCGACGCCAACCCCGCAGCCGCACGCCGCTTTTCGGTGCTGTCGTTGCCGACGACCTTGATTTTCGACGTCGACGGACGCCAGCGTTACCGGGCATCGGGCGTCCCCAAGGCCGCCGATCTGCGCTCCGCGCTCGAACCGCTGTTGGCTTGA
- the lmeA gene encoding mannan chain length control protein LmeA, which produces MRMRRVLISVIATVSAVAVIAVGAVGVDYGASIYAEYHLSRSVRQAANLGSDPFVAILAFPFVPEALRRHYNELEIKANGIDHAPTGKATLEATMHSIDLTYASWLIRPDAKLPVGKLESRIILDSTHLGRYLGMDDLMVEAPPAETNDATGGTTESGISGNRGLVFSGTPKSANFDHRVSVSVDLSIAPDDPATLVFTPTGVLTGPDTANQTVPDDKRDAVLRVFTARMPNQRLPFGVAPRTVGARGSDVIIEGITTGVTVTLEGFNQL; this is translated from the coding sequence ATGCGGATGCGCAGGGTGCTGATCAGTGTGATCGCCACGGTGTCGGCCGTGGCGGTGATCGCCGTCGGCGCCGTCGGTGTGGACTACGGGGCCAGCATCTACGCCGAATACCACCTCTCCCGCAGCGTGCGCCAGGCGGCAAATCTGGGGTCGGATCCGTTCGTGGCCATCCTGGCCTTTCCCTTTGTCCCGGAGGCACTGCGCCGCCATTACAACGAGCTGGAAATCAAGGCAAACGGCATCGATCACGCACCGACGGGCAAGGCCACCCTCGAAGCCACCATGCACTCGATCGACCTGACCTACGCGTCGTGGCTGATCAGACCCGATGCGAAGCTGCCGGTGGGCAAGCTGGAGAGCCGCATCATCCTCGACTCGACGCACTTGGGCCGATACCTCGGCATGGACGACCTGATGGTGGAGGCGCCACCCGCCGAGACCAACGACGCCACCGGGGGCACCACCGAATCGGGCATCTCCGGGAACCGCGGGCTGGTGTTCAGCGGCACCCCGAAATCGGCCAACTTCGACCACCGGGTGAGCGTCTCGGTGGATCTTTCGATTGCGCCCGATGACCCGGCGACACTCGTGTTCACCCCGACCGGCGTCCTCACCGGACCCGACACCGCCAACCAAACGGTTCCGGACGACAAGCGCGACGCCGTGCTGCGCGTCTTCACGGCCAGAATGCCCAATCAGCGGCTTCCGTTCGGCGTGGCGCCGCGCACCGTGGGGGCACGCGGCTCGGACGTGATCATCGAAGGCATCACCACGGGAGTAACCGTGACCCTCGAAGGGTTTAACCAACTATGA
- a CDS encoding winged helix-turn-helix transcriptional regulator, which produces MLELLLLTSELHPDPVLPSLSLLPHTVRTAPPEPSSLLEAGTADAVLVDARTDLSAARGLCRLLSTAGRSVPVVAVVAEGGLVAVSADWGLDEILLPGTGPAEVDARIRLVVGRRGGLADQESAGKVSLGELVIDEGTYTARLRGRPLDLTYKEFELLKYLAQHAGRVFTRAQLLHEVWGYDFFGGTRTVDVHVRRLRAKLGPEYEALIGTVRNVGYKAVRPARGRAPIPQPDDAESDETDSESLQDPLADPLRSQ; this is translated from the coding sequence TTGTTGGAGCTACTACTACTCACCTCTGAGCTGCACCCGGACCCGGTCCTGCCGTCGCTGTCGTTGCTTCCCCACACCGTGCGGACAGCGCCGCCCGAGCCCTCCTCACTCCTGGAGGCGGGGACCGCGGACGCGGTGCTGGTTGACGCGCGCACCGATCTGTCGGCCGCGCGCGGGCTTTGCCGTCTGTTGAGCACCGCGGGCCGGTCGGTCCCGGTGGTGGCGGTCGTCGCCGAGGGTGGACTGGTAGCGGTCAGCGCTGACTGGGGGCTGGACGAGATCCTGCTGCCCGGCACCGGGCCCGCGGAGGTCGACGCGCGGATTCGGCTGGTGGTGGGCCGCCGCGGTGGGCTGGCCGACCAGGAAAGCGCGGGCAAGGTCAGCCTCGGCGAGCTGGTGATCGACGAAGGCACCTACACCGCGCGGCTGCGCGGCCGCCCGCTCGATTTGACCTACAAAGAGTTCGAGCTGCTGAAGTACCTGGCTCAACATGCGGGCCGGGTGTTCACCCGCGCCCAGCTGCTGCACGAAGTGTGGGGATACGACTTCTTCGGTGGCACCCGGACCGTCGATGTGCACGTGCGCCGGTTGCGGGCCAAACTCGGTCCCGAGTACGAGGCGCTGATCGGCACGGTCCGCAACGTGGGCTACAAGGCCGTTCGCCCGGCGCGCGGCCGCGCACCGATCCCGCAGCCCGACGACGCCGAAAGCGACGAGACCGACTCCGAGAGTCTGCAAGACCCGCTAGCCGACCCGCTCCGCAGTCAGTGA